One Deltaproteobacteria bacterium DNA segment encodes these proteins:
- a CDS encoding RtcB family protein, with product MPIETIQRKRLPIVLWTRSREVEAQALRQLHNIASLPWVFHHVAVMPDVHFGKGATVGSVIAMKDAVAPAAVGVDIGCGMAAVQTNLTGDDLPDNLRSLRADIERAIPVGFASHDEPLPIARRLDLWKEFDQLDPRVHKLRSRALAQVGTLGGGNHFIEVCLDTEKRVWILLHSGSRNIGKQLADIHIAIAKRLAHNRDLPDPDLAVFLAGTKEMAAYRRDLFWAQRYARANRDAMIAQLMDVFRRRFPRVAFGDVISCHHNYVAEETHFGEKVLVTRKGAIRAGAGELGIIPGSMGARSFIVRGLGNPESFCSASHGAGRRMSRREAKRRFSARDVAEQTRGVECRKDAGVVDEIPAAYKDIEQVIADQRDLVEVVAELRQVLCVKG from the coding sequence ATGCCGATCGAGACCATCCAGCGCAAGCGCCTGCCCATCGTCTTGTGGACCCGCAGTCGCGAGGTGGAGGCGCAGGCGTTGCGGCAGCTGCACAACATCGCGTCGCTGCCGTGGGTGTTTCATCACGTCGCGGTGATGCCGGACGTGCACTTCGGCAAGGGCGCGACCGTCGGTTCGGTGATCGCGATGAAGGACGCCGTGGCGCCCGCCGCGGTCGGGGTCGATATCGGCTGCGGCATGGCCGCGGTCCAGACCAACCTCACCGGCGACGACCTTCCCGACAATTTGCGCTCGCTGCGCGCCGACATCGAACGGGCAATCCCGGTCGGCTTTGCGTCGCACGACGAGCCGCTGCCGATCGCGCGCCGACTCGATCTGTGGAAGGAGTTCGATCAGCTCGACCCGCGGGTGCACAAGCTGCGCAGCCGCGCGCTGGCGCAGGTGGGCACGCTCGGCGGCGGCAACCATTTCATCGAAGTGTGCCTCGACACCGAAAAGCGGGTGTGGATCCTGCTGCACTCCGGATCGCGCAATATCGGCAAGCAGCTGGCCGACATCCACATCGCGATCGCGAAACGGCTCGCGCACAACCGCGACCTGCCCGACCCCGACCTAGCGGTGTTCCTCGCCGGCACGAAGGAGATGGCCGCGTACCGCCGCGATCTGTTCTGGGCCCAGCGCTATGCTCGCGCCAACCGCGACGCCATGATCGCGCAACTCATGGACGTGTTCAGGCGCCGGTTTCCCCGCGTCGCATTTGGCGACGTGATCTCGTGCCACCACAACTACGTCGCGGAGGAGACGCACTTCGGCGAGAAGGTTCTCGTCACCCGGAAGGGCGCGATCCGCGCCGGCGCCGGCGAACTCGGTATCATTCCCGGGTCGATGGGCGCGCGGTCGTTCATCGTCCGCGGGCTCGGCAACCCGGAGTCGTTTTGCAGCGCGTCGCACGGCGCCGGACGGCGAATGAGCCGGCGGGAGGCCAAGCGCCGATTCTCCGCGCGCGACGTGGCCGAGCAGACGCGCGGCGTCGAGTGTCGCAAGGACGCCGGCGTGGTGGACGAAATCCCGGCGGCATACAAGGACATCGAGCAGGTCATCGCCGACCAACGGGATCTCGTCGAAGTCGTCGCGGAGCTGCGCCAGGTGCTGTGCGTCAAAGGGTAA
- a CDS encoding SDR family NAD(P)-dependent oxidoreductase, which yields MDPRPGHRRLARHPRAVHRAGGPRDVARDGRDRRRRDPRFGRAARRRATHRPGARPGTEPRCLRALGRIRRRGGVSRVPGGAARRPRRGPVRVVGAQRSGRRPGRPTARARRRPSGRVIRRSRRRLTRGPSPDVGCARRDTPSRPRRRAANALGRPPPRCGATAAVRRVAAVAVRAILPHGKPALPVSPTQSLRSARRRAKLSSMNVAVVTGAARGLGYLIAERLSKRGYAVLLTDVLADEVARAAERLGDPCWSLAQDVRDPASHDAVAEAAAKRGRLTVWVNNAGVLRANTAWGHAPDEVKLQVDVNVLGVMYGSAAAVRAMSKTGGGHIINIASISSICPVPGLAVYAATKHAVLGYTLSLQGDLDQAQLPIRVTAICPDAIETDLVRNVEHDEHASLLFSNGKLLKPDDVADEVVGTLDDYRLQVFIPRGRAALAQLVAPWPELGLKILRGFARRGETHRRKRTGQASA from the coding sequence ATGGATCCTCGGCCTGGCCACCGTCGACTTGCCCGCCATCCACGCGCGGTACACCGCGCCGGAGGGCCTCGCGACGTGGCTCGGGACGGGCGAGATCGGCGACGCAGGGACCCTCGCTTCGGTCGCGCTGCACGGCGGCGGGCGACTCACCGGCCCGGTGCTCGTCCGGGTACCGAACCGCGATGTCTGCGTGCGCTGGGACGAATTCGGCGGCGCGGTGGCGTTTCGCGCGTTCCGGGTGGCGCCGCGCGCCGCCCTCGTCGGGGTCCAGTTCGCGTCGTGGGAGCGCAGCGAAGCGGACGTCGCCCCGGTCGCCCGACAGCTCGCGCACGCCGTCGACCGTCTGGTCGCGTCATTCGGCGGTCCCGGCGACGCCTGACTCGCGGCCCCTCTCCTGACGTCGGGTGCGCCCGGCGGGACACGCCCAGTCGACCACGCCGCCGCGCCGCGAACGCGCTCGGCCGACCACCGCCGCGATGCGGCGCGACCGCCGCCGTCCGACGCGTGGCCGCGGTCGCCGTCCGGGCCATCCTCCCGCACGGCAAACCCGCTCTGCCGGTGAGCCCCACTCAATCGTTGCGCTCCGCGCGCCGCCGCGCGAAGCTGTCGTCCATGAACGTCGCTGTCGTCACTGGCGCTGCCCGCGGCCTCGGCTACCTGATCGCCGAGCGCCTGTCGAAGCGCGGCTATGCCGTGCTGCTCACCGACGTGTTGGCCGACGAAGTCGCTCGCGCCGCCGAGCGCTTGGGCGACCCCTGCTGGTCGCTTGCGCAGGACGTCCGCGATCCAGCGTCCCACGACGCCGTCGCGGAGGCGGCAGCCAAGCGCGGTCGACTGACCGTCTGGGTCAACAACGCGGGCGTGCTGCGCGCGAACACCGCGTGGGGCCACGCCCCCGACGAGGTCAAGCTCCAGGTCGACGTCAACGTGCTGGGGGTCATGTACGGCTCGGCAGCGGCGGTGCGCGCGATGTCGAAGACCGGCGGCGGTCACATCATCAACATCGCGTCGATCTCGTCGATCTGCCCGGTGCCCGGGCTCGCCGTGTACGCCGCGACCAAGCACGCCGTGTTGGGATACACGCTGTCGCTGCAAGGTGACCTCGACCAGGCGCAGCTGCCGATCCGCGTCACGGCGATCTGTCCCGACGCCATCGAGACGGACCTGGTCCGCAACGTGGAGCACGACGAGCACGCGTCGCTGCTGTTTTCCAACGGCAAACTGCTGAAGCCCGACGACGTCGCCGACGAGGTCGTCGGGACCCTCGACGACTATCGGCTCCAGGTGTTCATCCCGCGGGGCCGCGCGGCGCTGGCGCAGTTGGTCGCCCCGTGGCCGGAGCTGGGGCTCAAGATCCTGCGCGGGTTCGCCAGACGCGGCGAAACGCACCGGCGCAAGCGCACGGGCCAGGCGAGCGCGTAG
- a CDS encoding SRPBCC domain-containing protein, giving the protein MRRAAGERPRRRRLAAADAVDSGARARHAAPPRVPRAAACKRAPLGPTRRRATVCRRLKAPMRATAVAIRAHRWCNSASAGRLSSAHLDALTRDTVLPPIDIRLFIAAPPERVWSCWTDNEELTNWFPDRVEGSCAPGGRVVYHWDALAAQLAFDVRRADPPERLELVAAPPGQPVQTQRVDLRASAGGTALRLVHAGLTDPDVRDGTAAGWQVSLQLCKLYAERHTGRRRIGGWILGLATVDLPAIHARYTAPEGLATWLGTGEIGDAGTLASVALHGGGRLTGPVLVRVPNRDVCVRWDEFGGAVAFRAFRVAPRAALVGVQFASWERSEADVAPVARQLAHAVDRLVASFGGPGDA; this is encoded by the coding sequence GTGCGCCGCGCCGCCGGCGAACGCCCGCGACGCCGCCGGCTCGCCGCGGCGGACGCCGTCGACAGCGGCGCGCGGGCGCGGCACGCCGCCCCGCCGCGCGTGCCGCGCGCCGCCGCGTGCAAACGTGCGCCGCTCGGGCCGACCCGCCGGCGGGCTACCGTTTGTCGACGGCTCAAGGCACCGATGCGGGCGACGGCCGTCGCGATCCGCGCGCACCGGTGGTGCAATTCGGCGTCCGCCGGTAGGCTGTCGTCCGCGCACCTCGACGCGCTCACCCGGGACACCGTGCTTCCACCGATCGACATCCGCCTGTTCATCGCCGCGCCGCCCGAGCGCGTGTGGTCGTGCTGGACGGACAACGAGGAACTCACGAACTGGTTTCCCGACCGGGTGGAGGGGAGCTGCGCGCCGGGCGGCCGCGTGGTCTACCACTGGGACGCGCTCGCCGCCCAGTTGGCGTTCGACGTGCGGCGCGCCGACCCGCCCGAACGGCTCGAACTGGTGGCCGCGCCGCCGGGGCAACCCGTGCAGACGCAACGCGTCGACCTGCGAGCGTCGGCGGGCGGCACCGCGCTGCGCCTCGTCCACGCCGGACTCACCGACCCCGACGTGCGAGACGGCACCGCCGCGGGCTGGCAGGTGTCGTTGCAACTGTGTAAGTTGTATGCGGAACGGCATACCGGCCGGCGCCGCATCGGCGGATGGATCCTCGGCCTGGCCACCGTCGACTTGCCCGCCATCCACGCGCGGTACACCGCGCCGGAGGGCCTCGCGACGTGGCTCGGGACGGGCGAGATCGGCGACGCAGGGACCCTCGCTTCGGTCGCGCTGCACGGCGGCGGGCGACTCACCGGCCCGGTGCTCGTCCGGGTACCGAACCGCGATGTCTGCGTGCGCTGGGACGAATTCGGCGGCGCGGTGGCGTTTCGCGCGTTCCGGGTGGCGCCGCGCGCCGCCCTCGTCGGGGTCCAGTTCGCGTCGTGGGAGCGCAGCGAAGCGGACGTCGCCCCGGTCGCCCGACAGCTCGCGCACGCCGTCGACCGTCTGGTCGCGTCATTCGGCGGTCCCGGCGACGCCTGA